A window from Halomicrobium urmianum encodes these proteins:
- a CDS encoding threonine aldolase family protein, producing MDAIDLRSDTVTRPTERMREAARDAEVGDDVYGEDPTVNELERRAAEAVGTEAALYVPSGTMGNQIAVRTHTERGDEVILDRESHVYRWELGGPAQLSGVQSRPIDAGERCVPTPEQVREAHVPESLHRPGTGLLALENTHNYRGGVAVPPERIAAAAEAAHGLDVPVHLDGARLFNAAVALDVPASELTAPVDSVMFCLSKGLGAPVGSVLAGPEAFVEEARRVRKLFGGGMRQAGLIAAPGLKALDSVDRLAEDHDNAALLADALDELAGVRAPEPDTNVVVADTSERGLTAEEFVAACEDDGVRAGAFDEHRTRFCTHRDVSRSDVEEAIERIRDALTE from the coding sequence ATGGACGCCATCGACCTCCGATCGGACACGGTGACGCGCCCGACTGAACGGATGCGTGAGGCCGCCCGCGACGCCGAAGTGGGCGACGACGTCTACGGCGAGGACCCCACCGTGAACGAGCTCGAGCGGCGCGCCGCCGAGGCCGTCGGCACGGAGGCCGCGCTGTACGTTCCCAGCGGCACGATGGGCAACCAGATCGCCGTCCGCACTCACACCGAGCGCGGTGACGAGGTGATCCTCGACCGGGAGTCCCACGTCTACCGGTGGGAACTCGGCGGCCCGGCGCAGCTATCGGGCGTCCAGTCCCGACCGATCGACGCCGGGGAGCGCTGCGTCCCCACGCCCGAGCAGGTCCGCGAGGCGCACGTCCCCGAGAGCCTCCACCGTCCCGGGACCGGGCTGCTGGCGCTGGAGAACACGCACAACTACCGGGGCGGCGTCGCCGTCCCGCCGGAGCGCATCGCCGCTGCGGCCGAGGCGGCCCACGGCCTGGACGTACCGGTCCACCTCGACGGGGCGCGGCTGTTCAACGCCGCCGTGGCGCTGGACGTCCCCGCGAGCGAACTGACTGCCCCCGTCGACAGCGTGATGTTCTGCCTCTCGAAGGGCCTGGGCGCGCCGGTCGGCTCAGTCCTCGCCGGGCCCGAGGCGTTCGTCGAGGAGGCCCGCCGCGTCCGAAAGCTGTTCGGCGGCGGGATGCGCCAGGCCGGGCTGATCGCGGCCCCCGGGCTCAAAGCCCTCGACTCGGTCGACCGACTCGCCGAGGACCACGACAACGCCGCCCTGCTGGCCGACGCGCTGGACGAACTGGCGGGCGTCAGAGCGCCCGAACCGGACACGAACGTCGTGGTCGCCGACACGTCGGAGCGGGGGCTCACCGCGGAGGAATTCGTGGCCGCGTGTGAGGACGACGGCGTGCGCGCGGGAGCGTTCGACGAGCACAGAACCCGCTTTTGCACCCACAGGGACGTCTCGCGGTCGGACGTCGAGGAAGCGATCGAGCGGATCCGCGATGCGCTGACCGAGTGA
- a CDS encoding beta-CASP ribonuclease aCPSF1: protein MSSADETLETIRTQVEDETPDDVEIASVTFEGPELVVYTPDARKVADRNGIVRDLAQRLQKRITVRPTPDALVPQREARDTIRSLIPEDAGVQNLDFDSETGEVFIEAEKPGLVIGRHGETLDEISAAVGWTAEVVRTPPMESSTVSNVRNFLKQERDERRDILERVGRQINRPVSDGEDWVRLTTLGCCREVGRASFLLQTPESRILIDCGDKPGAADEVPYLQAPEALAAGPNSIDAVVLTHAHLDHSALIPILFKYGYDGPIYTTEPTRDLMGLLQLDYLDVAAKEGRTPPYESQQVRDALKHTIPVEFGNVTDIAPDVKLTMHNAGHILGSAVCHFHVGEGLYNVAFSGDIHYKDTRLLDGAVNDFPRVETLVLESTYGGRNDYQTDQEDSERVLKRVINEAHERDGKVLIPAFAVGRSQELMLVLEEAMSSGEIPEMPVYLDGMIREATAIHTAYPEYLRESLRQRILYEDDNPFLAEQFQQVDGGDEMRQDIADEGPCIVLTTSGMVTGGPVMSWLRLLGSDPDNTMAFVGYQAEGTLGRQIQRGQDEITLSDRTGPRAERVSLKLNVETVDGFSGHADRQGLETFVETMHPRPEKVLCVHGDESSTNQLSSALYQNFNMRTFNPKNLETFRLV from the coding sequence ATGAGTTCCGCAGACGAGACCCTAGAGACGATACGGACACAGGTCGAGGACGAGACGCCAGACGACGTCGAGATCGCGTCGGTCACCTTCGAGGGGCCCGAACTGGTGGTCTACACGCCCGACGCGCGCAAAGTCGCCGACAGGAACGGCATCGTGCGCGACCTGGCGCAGCGCCTCCAGAAGCGGATCACCGTCCGGCCGACGCCGGACGCGCTGGTCCCGCAGCGCGAGGCCCGCGACACGATCCGCAGCCTGATCCCCGAGGACGCCGGGGTGCAGAACCTCGACTTCGACAGCGAGACCGGCGAGGTGTTCATCGAGGCCGAGAAGCCCGGCCTCGTGATCGGCCGCCACGGCGAGACGCTGGACGAGATCTCGGCCGCCGTCGGCTGGACCGCCGAGGTCGTCCGGACGCCGCCGATGGAGTCCTCGACCGTCTCGAACGTCCGGAACTTCCTCAAGCAGGAGCGCGACGAACGCCGCGACATCCTGGAACGGGTCGGTCGTCAGATCAACCGCCCCGTCTCCGACGGCGAGGACTGGGTCCGCCTGACGACGCTGGGCTGCTGTCGCGAGGTCGGCCGCGCCTCGTTCCTCCTCCAGACGCCCGAGTCGCGCATCCTCATCGACTGCGGCGACAAGCCCGGCGCCGCCGACGAGGTGCCCTACCTCCAGGCGCCCGAGGCGCTCGCTGCGGGTCCGAACTCCATCGACGCCGTCGTCCTGACCCACGCCCACCTCGACCACTCCGCCCTGATCCCCATCCTGTTCAAGTACGGCTACGACGGCCCCATCTACACCACCGAGCCGACCCGCGACCTGATGGGTCTGCTCCAGCTCGACTACCTCGACGTCGCCGCCAAGGAGGGCCGCACCCCGCCCTACGAGAGCCAGCAGGTCCGTGACGCGCTGAAGCACACCATCCCCGTCGAGTTCGGCAACGTCACCGACATCGCGCCGGACGTGAAGCTCACCATGCACAACGCCGGCCACATCCTCGGCTCCGCGGTGTGTCACTTCCACGTCGGCGAGGGGCTGTACAACGTCGCCTTCTCCGGCGACATCCACTACAAGGACACCCGGCTGCTGGACGGCGCGGTCAACGACTTCCCGCGCGTCGAGACGCTCGTGCTGGAGTCGACCTACGGCGGTCGCAACGACTACCAGACCGACCAGGAGGACTCCGAGCGCGTCCTCAAGCGCGTCATCAACGAGGCCCACGAGCGCGACGGCAAGGTCCTCATCCCCGCCTTCGCGGTCGGCCGCTCCCAGGAGCTGATGCTCGTCCTCGAGGAGGCCATGAGCTCCGGCGAGATCCCGGAGATGCCCGTCTACCTCGACGGGATGATCCGCGAGGCGACGGCGATCCACACCGCCTACCCCGAGTACCTCCGGGAGTCGCTGCGCCAGCGCATCCTCTACGAGGACGACAACCCCTTCCTCGCCGAGCAGTTCCAGCAGGTCGACGGCGGCGACGAGATGCGCCAGGACATCGCCGACGAGGGGCCCTGCATCGTCCTGACCACGTCCGGTATGGTCACCGGCGGGCCCGTCATGTCGTGGCTCCGCCTGCTCGGTAGCGACCCGGACAACACGATGGCATTCGTCGGCTACCAGGCCGAGGGGACGCTCGGCCGGCAGATCCAGCGCGGCCAGGACGAGATCACTCTCTCGGACCGCACCGGCCCCCGCGCCGAGCGCGTCTCCCTGAAGCTGAACGTCGAGACGGTCGACGGCTTCTCCGGCCACGCCGACCGCCAGGGGCTGGAGACGTTCGTCGAGACCATGCACCCCCGCCCCGAGAAGGTCCTCTGCGTCCACGGCGACGAGTCCTCGACCAACCAGCTCTCCTCGGCGCTCTACCAGAACTTCAACATGCGGACGTTCAACCCGAAGAACCTGGAGACGTTCCGACTCGTCTGA
- a CDS encoding winged helix-turn-helix transcriptional regulator encodes MAVEERQQASDQHSEETCYVVDSLEQIGSRWRLVVLHDLQEGEKRFNELKRSTGASSRTLSRVLDDLRETGFVTRRLEEDAPVATFYALTDKGRSLCPVFDEIEDWAEEWLGDEE; translated from the coding sequence ATGGCAGTGGAAGAGCGGCAGCAGGCGTCGGACCAGCACAGCGAGGAGACCTGCTACGTCGTCGACTCGCTGGAACAGATCGGCTCGCGCTGGCGGCTGGTCGTCCTCCACGACCTCCAGGAGGGCGAGAAGCGGTTCAACGAACTCAAGCGCTCGACGGGAGCCAGTTCGCGCACCCTCTCGCGGGTGCTGGACGACCTTCGGGAGACGGGTTTCGTCACTCGCCGCCTCGAGGAGGACGCCCCCGTCGCTACCTTCTACGCTCTCACCGACAAGGGCCGCTCGCTGTGTCCCGTCTTCGACGAGATCGAGGACTGGGCGGAGGAGTGGCTCGGCGACGAGGAGTAG
- a CDS encoding P-loop NTPase, giving the protein MSEHESGDAEPTPDDVRAALREVTDPASGTDVVDAGAVGGIDVTGGAVAVDAALDGRDPETADLLADRMRSAALELPGVEDVRVDADAAGPDHGITLDGVDRVVAVASAKGGVGKTTVATQLARGLAAEGESVGLFDADVYGPNVPDLLDLEGPLETTADGAAKPVERDGVQAVSVGLIANDEPLAWRGSMAHEAVEELLTDAAWDVDTLVVDLPPGTGDVVLTALQSFPIDGVVLVSTPFPTAAGDTGRSETLFREQGVPVLGAVFNMAGYTCPSCGDEHAPFGEPPEVRAEVLAELPVDEDLRSTDGDVPDPFRSIAGAVRETLDEADRIAAGPDALDLRGVPERARRDQVRTEYDALDPGESLDVLVDQPPAPLRSAVADAVDDEPETATARRDGSTWAVRFSKPARGRAGEAAAE; this is encoded by the coding sequence ATGAGCGAGCACGAGAGCGGCGACGCGGAACCGACCCCCGACGACGTCCGGGCGGCGCTGCGCGAGGTGACGGACCCGGCGAGCGGGACGGACGTGGTCGACGCGGGCGCCGTCGGCGGAATCGACGTGACCGGCGGGGCCGTCGCCGTCGACGCCGCCCTCGACGGGCGCGACCCCGAGACGGCCGACCTGCTGGCCGACCGGATGCGCTCCGCCGCGCTGGAGCTACCCGGCGTCGAGGACGTCCGCGTCGACGCCGACGCGGCGGGGCCGGACCACGGGATCACGCTCGACGGCGTCGACCGAGTGGTCGCCGTCGCCAGCGCGAAGGGCGGCGTCGGCAAGACCACCGTCGCGACGCAACTGGCCCGCGGGCTGGCCGCCGAGGGCGAGTCCGTCGGACTGTTCGACGCCGACGTGTACGGCCCGAACGTCCCCGACCTCCTCGACCTGGAGGGGCCGCTGGAGACGACCGCCGACGGCGCCGCGAAGCCGGTCGAACGGGACGGGGTGCAGGCAGTCAGCGTCGGCCTGATCGCCAACGACGAGCCGCTGGCCTGGCGCGGCTCGATGGCCCACGAGGCCGTCGAGGAGCTGCTGACCGACGCGGCGTGGGACGTCGACACGCTCGTCGTCGACCTGCCGCCGGGGACGGGCGACGTCGTCCTCACGGCGCTGCAGTCGTTCCCGATCGACGGCGTCGTGCTGGTGTCGACGCCGTTCCCGACCGCGGCCGGGGACACCGGCCGGTCGGAGACGCTGTTCCGCGAGCAGGGCGTGCCCGTCCTCGGGGCCGTCTTCAACATGGCCGGCTACACCTGCCCCAGTTGCGGCGACGAGCACGCCCCCTTCGGCGAGCCGCCCGAGGTCCGGGCGGAGGTCCTGGCGGAGCTGCCCGTCGACGAGGACCTGCGGTCGACCGACGGCGACGTGCCCGACCCGTTCCGGTCGATCGCGGGCGCGGTCCGTGAGACGCTGGACGAGGCCGACCGCATCGCCGCCGGGCCCGACGCGCTGGACCTTCGCGGCGTCCCGGAACGGGCCCGCCGCGATCAGGTCCGGACCGAGTACGACGCACTCGACCCGGGCGAGTCGCTGGACGTGCTCGTCGATCAGCCCCCGGCGCCGCTGCGCTCGGCCGTGGCGGACGCCGTCGACGACGAACCCGAGACCGCGACGGCTCGACGCGATGGGAGCACGTGGGCGGTGCGGTTCTCGAAGCCCGCGCGCGGCCGGGCTGGCGAGGCAGCGGCAGAATAG
- a CDS encoding pyridoxal-phosphate-dependent aminotransferase family protein: MTSAPETEELTPPDRTLMGPGPSDVHPRVLRAMSTPLVGHLDPSFIEIMDEVQELLRYTFRTDNQWTIPVSGTGSAAMEAAIGNLVEPGDTMLVPTNGYFGGRMESMAERAGGEVVHVDAPWGEPLDPAAVEEAFATHQPDVFGFVHAETSTGVLQPDVPELTSIAHEHDAYVIADTVTSLGGVELRVDDWGVDVAYAGPQKCLSCPPGASPLTLNDRAMDKVLSRDEPARSWYLDLSLLEGYWGEDRSYHHTAPITAVYGLREALRLVAEEGIEERWDRHRRVAGALKAGVEAMGLEMNAPDEYWLPSLNAVRVPDSVDDGQVMEYLLETYDLEIASGLGDLEGDIFRIGCMGHSARAKNVSYLLSSLGDALDRQGAAVDPDAGVAAMRDSL, from the coding sequence ATGACGTCGGCACCCGAGACCGAGGAGTTGACGCCGCCGGATCGGACGCTGATGGGCCCTGGCCCCAGCGACGTACATCCGCGCGTGCTGCGAGCGATGAGCACGCCGCTGGTCGGCCACCTGGACCCCTCGTTCATCGAGATCATGGACGAGGTCCAGGAGCTGCTCCGGTACACGTTCCGGACCGACAACCAGTGGACGATTCCCGTCAGCGGGACCGGATCCGCGGCGATGGAGGCCGCCATCGGCAACCTCGTGGAACCGGGCGACACGATGCTGGTCCCGACGAACGGTTACTTCGGCGGCCGGATGGAGAGCATGGCCGAGCGCGCGGGCGGCGAGGTCGTCCACGTCGACGCGCCCTGGGGCGAGCCGCTGGACCCCGCCGCCGTCGAGGAGGCCTTCGCCACCCACCAGCCAGACGTGTTCGGCTTCGTCCACGCGGAGACGTCGACGGGGGTCCTCCAGCCCGACGTGCCCGAACTGACCTCGATCGCCCACGAGCACGACGCCTACGTGATCGCCGACACCGTGACCTCGCTGGGCGGCGTCGAGCTCCGGGTCGACGACTGGGGCGTCGACGTCGCCTACGCCGGGCCCCAGAAGTGCCTCTCCTGTCCGCCCGGCGCCAGCCCGCTGACGCTGAACGACCGCGCGATGGACAAGGTGCTCTCCCGCGACGAGCCGGCCCGGTCGTGGTACCTCGACCTCAGCCTGCTGGAGGGGTACTGGGGCGAGGACCGCTCGTACCACCACACCGCGCCGATCACGGCCGTCTACGGTCTCCGCGAGGCGCTCCGGCTGGTCGCGGAGGAGGGCATCGAGGAGCGCTGGGACCGCCACCGCCGCGTCGCCGGCGCGCTGAAGGCCGGCGTCGAGGCGATGGGGCTGGAGATGAACGCGCCGGACGAGTACTGGCTGCCCAGCCTCAACGCCGTCCGCGTGCCCGACAGCGTCGACGACGGGCAGGTCATGGAGTATCTGCTGGAGACGTACGACCTCGAGATCGCCAGCGGCCTCGGCGACCTCGAGGGCGACATCTTCCGCATCGGTTGCATGGGTCACTCCGCACGGGCGAAGAACGTGTCTTACCTCCTGTCCTCGCTGGGCGACGCGCTCGACCGCCAGGGAGCCGCCGTCGACCCCGACGCCGGCGTGGCGGCGATGCGTGACTCGCTCTAG
- a CDS encoding aldehyde dehydrogenase family protein: MTYELDATDDREAPDANDSGDGDDGASDPGGSGGTLDSSLGVTVPDEHVGAFVAQALEDPERATTWDDVVDAMVAPAARDAWANLSRVERAAEILSKAADYDERAIERFEAVPLDAGEADVRDGVDEGLRCRRNADTFRDGVAAAYGDGLLDDEAIVAALKQSAFETDLVGRREDLLERIDEVYDVEYCPYGGTLMDAEEGPEPETDHGETW; encoded by the coding sequence ATGACCTACGAACTCGACGCCACGGACGACCGCGAGGCACCGGACGCGAACGACAGCGGCGACGGCGACGACGGAGCGAGCGACCCGGGCGGCTCCGGCGGGACGCTCGACTCGTCGCTCGGCGTGACCGTCCCCGACGAACACGTCGGCGCGTTCGTCGCGCAGGCGCTGGAGGACCCCGAGCGCGCGACGACGTGGGACGACGTGGTCGACGCGATGGTCGCGCCGGCCGCCCGCGACGCGTGGGCGAACCTCTCCCGCGTCGAGCGGGCCGCCGAGATCCTCTCGAAGGCCGCCGACTACGACGAGCGCGCCATCGAGCGGTTCGAGGCCGTGCCACTGGACGCCGGCGAGGCCGACGTCCGGGACGGCGTCGACGAGGGGCTGCGCTGCCGGCGCAACGCCGACACGTTCCGCGACGGCGTCGCCGCGGCCTACGGCGACGGTCTACTGGACGACGAGGCGATCGTCGCCGCCCTGAAGCAGTCGGCGTTCGAGACGGACCTCGTCGGCCGCCGCGAGGACCTGCTGGAGCGGATCGACGAGGTGTACGACGTCGAGTACTGCCCCTACGGCGGGACGCTGATGGACGCCGAGGAGGGGCCGGAGCCGGAGACCGACCACGGGGAGACCTGGTGA
- a CDS encoding CBS domain-containing protein, translating into MNDIFVSRIMTAAPVTVSTDTFVEAAANRMLDGDIGSLLVTDEDGLAGILTTTDFVAIVAASKPKAETTVKRYMSTDLVTATAQTTVAEAAETMVEENIHHLPVVDDDGSVIGIVTTTDLAGYVSSPELQSTA; encoded by the coding sequence ATGAACGACATCTTCGTCAGTCGCATCATGACGGCTGCCCCGGTAACCGTCTCGACGGACACGTTCGTCGAAGCGGCCGCGAACCGCATGCTGGACGGTGACATCGGCTCCCTGCTCGTCACCGACGAGGACGGCCTCGCGGGTATCCTCACCACGACGGACTTCGTCGCTATCGTCGCCGCGAGCAAGCCCAAGGCGGAGACCACCGTCAAGCGGTACATGTCCACGGACCTGGTGACCGCGACCGCCCAGACCACTGTCGCCGAGGCCGCGGAGACGATGGTGGAGGAGAACATCCACCACCTGCCGGTCGTCGACGACGACGGCAGCGTCATCGGCATCGTGACGACGACCGACCTCGCCGGCTACGTCTCGAGCCCGGAACTGCAGTCGACCGCGTAG
- a CDS encoding ATP-binding protein: MSHQRVRSAGPSVLVALGSALLVISLLYHLRVERRALDASGGPLLALAVDGLLALILAFAGSVLADADLRPADEWRVVAWTVAGGALLSLAHSATVAVRLIEHRELSEPVFVALVTVEVGALAGFVAGFYNARARRDARQSRRARQALGFVNRALRHDLGNQLTVVRGRADVIEDAAGSTDPARIREWAADVSETVDQSETLIDSTGTMAETLLGDTEGDAVDLAAVAAAVCERADERYRATVDCDLPDSAMVRGNESLQSVVSNLVENAVEHGSTSPRSASPREDAVEHGSTSPGSQALEDGPGEPAAVDASVRSPDGRSASHETGASRVAARRAGVGDLTVDVSVAVDGDVVTLRVADDGVGVPDERKASLFEPRGDEAHGGGLHLAATLVERFDGSISVSDNDPRGAVFTVELPRAP; encoded by the coding sequence ATGTCTCACCAGCGGGTCCGGAGCGCCGGGCCGTCGGTACTCGTCGCCCTCGGCAGTGCGCTCCTCGTGATCTCCCTCCTCTATCACCTCCGGGTAGAGCGCCGTGCGCTCGACGCGAGCGGTGGTCCCCTCCTCGCTCTGGCGGTCGACGGCCTGCTGGCGCTGATCCTCGCGTTCGCGGGGTCGGTGCTGGCGGACGCCGACCTGCGACCGGCGGACGAGTGGCGCGTGGTCGCGTGGACGGTCGCGGGCGGCGCGCTGCTCTCACTGGCCCACAGCGCGACCGTCGCAGTGCGGCTGATCGAGCACCGGGAGCTCTCTGAACCGGTCTTCGTCGCGCTGGTCACCGTCGAGGTGGGTGCCCTGGCCGGCTTCGTCGCCGGGTTCTACAACGCTCGCGCCAGGCGTGACGCACGGCAGAGCCGACGGGCACGGCAGGCACTCGGATTCGTCAACCGTGCGCTCCGCCACGACCTCGGCAACCAGTTGACTGTCGTCAGGGGCCGAGCCGACGTCATCGAGGACGCGGCCGGGTCGACTGACCCGGCCCGTATCCGCGAGTGGGCCGCGGACGTGTCCGAGACCGTCGACCAGTCCGAGACCCTCATCGATTCGACGGGCACCATGGCCGAGACGCTCCTCGGGGACACCGAGGGCGACGCCGTCGACCTCGCCGCCGTCGCGGCCGCCGTCTGCGAGCGCGCCGACGAGCGCTACCGGGCGACCGTCGACTGCGATCTACCAGACTCCGCGATGGTCCGTGGCAACGAGTCGCTCCAGTCGGTCGTCAGCAACCTCGTCGAGAACGCCGTCGAGCACGGCTCGACGAGCCCTCGCTCGGCTTCGCCTCGCGAGGACGCCGTCGAGCACGGTTCCACGAGCCCCGGCTCGCAGGCTCTCGAAGACGGGCCCGGCGAACCCGCCGCCGTCGACGCTTCGGTCCGCAGTCCGGACGGGCGCTCTGCGAGTCACGAGACGGGGGCGAGTCGGGTCGCAGCGCGACGCGCCGGCGTGGGAGACCTCACCGTCGACGTCTCGGTGGCGGTCGACGGCGACGTCGTCACGCTGCGCGTCGCGGACGACGGCGTCGGCGTCCCGGACGAGCGCAAGGCATCGCTGTTCGAGCCCCGCGGCGACGAGGCGCACGGCGGCGGCCTCCACCTCGCCGCGACGCTGGTCGAGCGCTTCGACGGGTCGATCAGCGTCTCCGACAACGACCCGCGGGGTGCCGTGTTCACAGTGGAGCTACCGCGTGCCCCCTAG